One Bdellovibrio bacteriovorus str. Tiberius DNA segment encodes these proteins:
- a CDS encoding MinD/ParA family protein, whose amino-acid sequence MRNMNAFDMQRTRTISITSGKGGVGKTTLVANLALSLAQKGKKVLILDGDLGMANVDILFGVRPSGNMHDIIAGRKEMRDILMEVSKDVFLIPGGSGVVEFNHLNHFERRAMVEAVSALPLGFDYLLIDTAPGIAENVLFLNSAAQTVSVVITPDPASFADAYALIKVLHKQYKVNHFSIICNQVRDEQEGLGLYQRFNDVVNKFLYIGLDYWGSVPNDVVLRKANQMQRLIVRHDISAESSKAIRQICNQVEKSSKQIESTGGMQMFWDQVVGSA is encoded by the coding sequence ATGAGAAATATGAACGCTTTTGATATGCAGCGCACACGCACGATCAGCATCACTTCCGGCAAAGGCGGGGTGGGGAAGACCACTCTGGTGGCGAACCTGGCTTTGTCTTTGGCTCAAAAAGGGAAGAAAGTGCTGATCCTGGACGGGGACCTGGGGATGGCGAACGTGGACATTTTGTTCGGTGTTCGTCCTTCCGGAAACATGCATGACATTATCGCCGGTCGCAAGGAAATGCGCGACATCCTGATGGAAGTGTCCAAGGACGTCTTCCTGATTCCAGGTGGCAGTGGGGTGGTTGAATTCAATCATCTGAATCATTTCGAAAGAAGAGCCATGGTGGAAGCCGTCAGTGCTTTGCCTCTGGGTTTTGACTATCTGCTGATTGATACCGCCCCGGGGATTGCTGAAAACGTTTTGTTCCTGAACTCGGCGGCTCAGACGGTATCTGTGGTGATCACTCCGGATCCGGCAAGTTTTGCGGATGCTTATGCGCTGATCAAGGTTCTGCACAAGCAGTACAAGGTGAATCACTTCTCTATTATTTGCAATCAAGTGCGAGATGAACAGGAAGGTCTGGGTCTTTACCAGCGCTTCAACGATGTGGTGAACAAGTTCCTCTACATTGGTCTGGATTATTGGGGCTCAGTTCCCAATGATGTGGTTTTGCGAAAAGCAAACCAAATGCAACGTCTCATTGTGAGACACGATATCAGTGCTGAATCTTCCAAGGCGATTCGTCAAATTTGTAATCAGGTGGAGAAATCCTCCAAACAAATCGAGAGCACCGGTGGCATGCAGATGTTCTGGGATCAGGTCGTGGGGAGCGCTTAG
- the flhF gene encoding flagellar biosynthesis protein FlhF yields MQVKKFEARTMKEALEMVKTQLGPDAIILSARDNNKSFGLVGEGSVEITAAVSEETLQKKKFAESRLREQDRARFQNSTARQQKELIHKMVEKHVQKNTAPTPITQRRYIDIEDESETRVRNAAQRALNAFQEQDEIFSRSGNSAPRKAAAPAPAPVKAAPVARPVVAAESPEVIALKNEIASLKQVITQFQQMPQTFTGSHPGADYGINYDLSFVFEKLTKAGMAPEIAAEILTTAQETLPALKLKNKSLVEAYVARHVLDNTKIAQNPTQGKIHCFVGPAGSGKTSALIKMASQMVVREGKKIALFTTDTFKVGAADQMKIYAQILNVPFSVIRTQNDWTNLMRYLANVDCVLVDYTGLSLKSNDEIHMLKSLLPPAALNPNIHLTLSTNAKDSDATELGRRYSVLGYKDVIFTSLDESTQHGTIYNFMKRFDVPLHSFGIGPRVPEDFEFATKERLLDLIFRITKFKQQDSEAV; encoded by the coding sequence ATGCAGGTTAAGAAATTTGAAGCGCGTACCATGAAAGAAGCCCTCGAGATGGTCAAGACCCAGCTGGGTCCTGATGCCATCATTCTGTCGGCTCGTGACAACAACAAGAGCTTCGGTCTTGTCGGGGAAGGCAGCGTGGAAATCACCGCAGCAGTCTCTGAGGAAACCCTGCAGAAAAAGAAGTTTGCTGAATCTCGCCTGCGCGAGCAGGATCGTGCCCGTTTCCAGAACAGCACAGCCCGCCAGCAGAAAGAGCTGATCCACAAAATGGTGGAAAAGCATGTGCAAAAGAACACGGCACCAACTCCGATCACTCAGCGTCGTTATATCGACATTGAAGATGAATCCGAAACACGGGTTCGCAACGCCGCTCAAAGAGCTTTGAATGCCTTCCAGGAGCAGGATGAAATTTTCTCCCGCAGTGGTAACTCGGCTCCACGCAAGGCGGCTGCCCCAGCTCCGGCGCCAGTAAAAGCGGCACCAGTGGCAAGACCGGTGGTTGCAGCGGAAAGCCCGGAAGTGATTGCATTGAAAAATGAAATCGCCAGCCTGAAACAGGTGATCACGCAGTTCCAGCAGATGCCTCAGACGTTCACGGGTTCTCACCCGGGTGCAGACTATGGCATCAACTATGACCTGAGTTTCGTTTTTGAAAAGCTGACGAAAGCGGGCATGGCTCCGGAAATCGCGGCAGAGATCCTGACTACAGCTCAGGAGACTCTTCCGGCTTTGAAATTGAAAAATAAATCTTTGGTTGAAGCCTATGTGGCCCGCCATGTTTTGGATAACACCAAGATTGCCCAGAATCCGACTCAAGGGAAGATCCACTGCTTTGTGGGCCCAGCGGGCAGCGGCAAGACTTCTGCTTTGATCAAAATGGCCAGCCAGATGGTGGTTCGTGAAGGCAAAAAGATTGCTCTGTTCACAACAGACACTTTCAAAGTGGGCGCGGCTGATCAGATGAAGATCTATGCGCAGATTCTGAATGTGCCATTCTCGGTGATTCGCACCCAGAATGACTGGACGAATCTGATGCGCTATCTGGCGAATGTGGATTGTGTGCTTGTGGATTACACGGGCCTGAGCCTGAAAAGCAACGACGAGATTCATATGCTGAAAAGCCTACTTCCTCCGGCGGCATTGAATCCAAATATTCATCTGACGTTGTCAACCAACGCCAAAGACAGCGATGCGACTGAGCTGGGCCGCAGATATTCTGTTCTGGGTTATAAAGATGTGATCTTCACGTCTTTGGATGAATCCACCCAGCACGGGACTATTTACAACTTTATGAAACGCTTTGATGTGCCATTGCATTCCTTCGGTATCGGTCCGCGTGTGCCAGAGGACTTCGAGTTCGCAACCAAAGAGCGTCTTTTGGATCTGATTTTCAGAATCACTAAATTCAAACAACAGGACTCTGAAGCTGTATGA